The Saprospiraceae bacterium genome includes a window with the following:
- a CDS encoding S9 family peptidase, with protein sequence MRVLFFIIFWLFSIQSVFTQIDIPNLLSVPFPTNLIGSGDGNTIAWVFNDKGERNIFIAKAPGFEAKKLTSFVGDEGLEISSLQLSKNGSHLVFVRGNAPNSKGEPANPAQLMTSADRMIWIADLVTDSLQKIGNGISPAFSQDGSKLIYLNKGEVWQSPVGKKPEAVKLFFLRSGVQSLRWSPDGSKIAFVANRGDHAFIGYFDIKSNKVVYVDPSIDLDSEPAWSPDGVSLAFIRSPFEKDKLLFAPKRQGHLWSIRIHNIETGETKEFWKAQPGQGSVLYGELPVNANKLIWAKSNQLIFPWEQNGWQQLYALDINTKKVKHLTSGEGEVENAEISPDLSMLYYTTNIGDIDRRHIWKYDFNTHHSTQMTTGNIEWSPVHTSQGIAYLYSTATKPAWPAIMKNNEKTEDLAKKSFPQSFPKSGLVIPTAIRITATDGMKVPAQLFIPAVNKEGDKRPAVIFLHGGSRRQMLLGFNYGQYYSHAYALNQYFASKGYIVISLNFRSGIGYGLNFREAQNYGATGASEFYDVLGAGLYLKSRGDVDPDKITLWGGSYGGYLTAMALSRASDLFACGVDIHGVHDWNEGIRNFVPSYVPEKMPDFKALAFRSSPEHSVVGWKSPVLFIHGDDDRNVNFTETVRMAELLRKKNVYFEQVVLPDEVHSFLLHKNWLKAYESTFEFMERMLKKK encoded by the coding sequence ATGCGCGTTTTATTTTTTATCATTTTTTGGCTTTTCTCCATTCAATCTGTTTTTACTCAGATAGATATTCCTAATCTCTTATCTGTGCCTTTTCCCACCAACCTCATAGGATCTGGAGATGGTAATACGATTGCCTGGGTATTCAATGACAAGGGAGAAAGAAATATCTTTATAGCCAAAGCTCCGGGTTTTGAAGCTAAAAAACTGACTTCATTTGTTGGGGATGAAGGTCTGGAAATAAGCAGTCTGCAACTTTCCAAAAATGGCAGCCATTTGGTTTTTGTAAGAGGAAATGCTCCAAACAGCAAAGGAGAGCCTGCAAATCCAGCTCAATTAATGACTTCTGCTGATAGGATGATCTGGATTGCTGACTTAGTGACAGACAGTCTTCAGAAAATCGGAAATGGTATATCTCCTGCATTTTCTCAGGATGGATCAAAACTCATATATTTAAATAAAGGAGAAGTCTGGCAATCACCCGTTGGGAAAAAACCGGAAGCTGTCAAACTGTTTTTTTTAAGAAGCGGAGTGCAGAGTCTGAGATGGTCGCCGGATGGATCTAAAATAGCCTTTGTTGCCAATAGAGGAGATCATGCTTTTATTGGTTATTTTGATATAAAATCTAATAAAGTGGTGTATGTCGACCCTTCTATTGATTTGGACAGTGAACCAGCCTGGAGTCCTGATGGTGTGAGTTTGGCTTTCATCAGATCTCCGTTTGAAAAAGATAAATTACTATTTGCACCTAAACGGCAAGGTCACCTCTGGTCAATCAGAATTCACAACATTGAAACCGGAGAAACCAAAGAATTCTGGAAAGCCCAGCCTGGCCAAGGTAGTGTCTTATATGGGGAACTTCCGGTCAATGCCAATAAACTTATTTGGGCAAAAAGTAATCAATTGATCTTTCCCTGGGAACAAAACGGTTGGCAGCAGCTTTACGCTTTGGACATCAATACAAAGAAAGTAAAACATCTCACCTCAGGTGAAGGTGAAGTTGAAAACGCAGAAATTTCACCGGATCTTTCCATGCTTTATTATACTACCAATATAGGTGATATCGATAGGAGACACATCTGGAAGTACGACTTCAATACTCATCATTCCACCCAGATGACCACCGGAAATATAGAATGGTCGCCTGTCCATACTTCTCAGGGTATTGCGTATTTATATTCAACAGCTACCAAACCTGCGTGGCCTGCCATTATGAAAAACAATGAAAAGACAGAAGATCTTGCAAAGAAATCGTTCCCGCAATCGTTTCCCAAATCAGGATTGGTCATACCAACTGCAATCCGGATTACTGCAACTGATGGTATGAAAGTCCCAGCACAATTATTTATACCGGCGGTAAATAAGGAAGGTGACAAACGTCCCGCAGTCATATTTCTTCACGGTGGCTCGAGAAGGCAAATGTTGTTGGGGTTTAATTATGGACAATATTACTCACATGCTTATGCGCTCAATCAGTATTTTGCCAGTAAAGGATATATCGTCATTTCTTTAAATTTCAGAAGTGGAATCGGATACGGACTCAACTTCAGGGAAGCTCAAAATTATGGAGCCACAGGAGCAAGTGAGTTTTATGATGTTTTAGGTGCCGGTTTATATCTGAAGAGCAGGGGTGATGTTGATCCTGACAAAATCACACTTTGGGGTGGTTCATATGGAGGATATCTTACTGCTATGGCTTTATCCCGTGCTTCTGATCTTTTTGCTTGTGGCGTGGACATACATGGAGTTCATGATTGGAATGAAGGTATCCGCAATTTTGTACCTTCTTATGTTCCTGAAAAAATGCCTGATTTTAAAGCATTAGCATTCAGATCATCGCCGGAACACTCTGTCGTTGGTTGGAAGTCACCTGTGCTTTTTATTCACGGAGATGATGATCGCAATGTCAATTTTACAGAAACGGTGCGCATGGCAGAATTGCTAAGGAAAAAGAATGTGTATTTTGAGCAAGTGGTGTTACCTGATGAAGTACACAGCTTCTTATTGCATAAAAACTGGCTAAAGGCTTATGAATCCACCTTTGAGTTTATGGAAAGAATGCTGAAAAAGAAGTAA